One genomic segment of Drosophila melanogaster chromosome 3L includes these proteins:
- the Cpr67B gene encoding cuticular protein 67B — protein MKCYILAALLLATLASGENIFKINITPEEAQQFLNSAQLRGIGDIEYAPKTGENPLPEARNEKGEFVYMGRVIEHPEEYVEEHYDAHQYHGQDGLGQFAYGYRDWNQGKNEKRDETGKVTGSYKYVQPHGRDFVANYYADKTGFHVEDNRPAHLKLPATKTPAVLKAEEEHFKLWGELAAAAGHNPDPYAAEYQQEGRYQPTEPEYQPYVHEEPPYVPGPEETGEPKGFFYAFDYNVPLLRNKEERAELERLRAINNKDE, from the exons ATGAAGTGCTACATCTTGGCTGCCCTGTTGCTG GCCACACTAGCCAGCGGTGAGAACATCTTCAAGATCAACATAACTCCCGAGGAGGCGCAGCAATTCCTTAACAGCGCCCAACTGCGTGGCATTGGCGACATCGAGTATGCCCCGAAAACCGGTGAGAATCCCCTGCCCGAGGCGCGCAACGAGAAGGGAGAGTTCGTCTACATGGGTCGTGTGATCGAGCATCCCGAGGAGTATGTGGAGGAGCACTACGATGCCCATCAGTATCATGGTCAGGATGGTTTGGGTCAATTTGCCTATGGCTATAGGGATTGGAACCAGGGCAAGAACGAGAAGCGCGATGAGACGGGCAAAGTGACCGGATCGTACAAGTATGTCCAACCACATGGCCGTGACTTTGTGGCCAACTATTATGCTGATAAGACCGGTTTCCATGTGGAGGACAATCGTCCGGCACACCTTAAACTGCCGGCCACTAAGACTCCGGCTGTCCTCAAGGCCGAGGAGGAGCACTTCAAGCTGTGGGGTGAGCTGGCCGCCGCCGCTGGCCACAATCCCGATCCTTATGCCGCCGAGTACCAGCAGGAGGGTCGCTACCAGCCCACTGAGCCCGAGTACCAGCCCTACGTGCACGAGGAGCCGCCATATGTGCCCGGACCCGAGGAGACCGGCGAGCCCAAGGGCTTCTTCTACGCCTTCGACTACAATGTCCCCCTGTTGCGCAACAAGGAGGAGCGTGCCGAGCTCGAACGCCTGCGTGCCATCAACAACAAGGATGAGTAA